In the Salmo trutta chromosome 33, fSalTru1.1, whole genome shotgun sequence genome, one interval contains:
- the LOC115172885 gene encoding uncharacterized protein LOC115172885 yields the protein MKIFVFFLILWLGINTGIRAEPSVDQYGLKGGSICLAVAEPPEMIKGLQWMKDSDVIFGDKEISPKYKEKVDYNSVNHSLCIKNLLNTDSGIYMVNYRKSWKESTTTYRLLVEDHVPKPAMDVTSLFNTSVGLCDVTVNCSGKDGWMLSVCGWGQCTLSQQLLSLSGVNVIISNGNGTIQCTSSNHVSAQTISQPMEDICIDEKDAKASALSVRTVVANIVRSVIVCVGLAVTIMAIIKVKRWISSKEDDSTQEVIVEVADTSVNDSAEVRPEPLGPPEVQTLYRNVQKPGQQH from the exons atgaaaatatttgttttttttctcattctTTGGCTAGGTATCAACACAG GAATCAGGGCAGAACCTTCAGTGGACCAGTATGGGTTGAAGGGGGGTTCAATATGTCTGGCTGTTGCAGAACCTCCTGAGATGATCAAAGGACTTCAATGGATGAAGGACAGTGATGTAATATTTGGAGACAAAGAGATCTCTCCTAAATACAAGGAGAAGGTGGATTATAACTCTGTGAACCATTCTCTGTGTATTAAGAATCTGTTGAACACAGACAGTGGAATTTACATGGTAAACTACAGGAAAAGTTGGAAAGAATCAACGACTACATATAGACTGTTAGTGGAGG ATCATGTTCCCAAACCAGCCATGGATGTCACATCTCTCTTCAACACAAGTGTGGGACTCTGTGACGTCACAGTGAACTGTTCAGGTAAAGATGGCTGGatgttgtctgtctgtggatGGGGTCAGTGTACACTGTCACAACagttactgtctctgtctggggtCAATGTCATCATCTCCAATGGCAACGGGACTATCCAATGCACCAGCAGCAACCACGTCAGCGCACAGACCATCTCTCAACCCATGGAGGACATAT GTATTGATGAGAAGGACGCCAAAGCTTCAGCATTATCAGTCAGGACCGTTGTGGCCAATATTGTTCGATCAGTGATTGTCTGTGTTGGATTGGCAGTCACCATAATGGCCATCATCAAGGTCAAAAGATGGATATCCTCAAAAGAAGATGACTCAACTCAG GAAGTCATCGTTGAAGTCGCTGACACTTCAGTGAATGATTCAGCAGAGGTGAGGCCAGAACCACTGGGCCCTCCTGAGGTACAAACACTTTATAGAAATGTGCAGAAACCAGGACAGCAACACTGA